A stretch of Halogeometricum sp. S3BR5-2 DNA encodes these proteins:
- a CDS encoding helicase-related protein has product MMDLEVGDHIKFAGGRGEITKIEERPNDGHLLHVYTSEGQLRKLPSGLPHIEKLDSLVDRLTAGQSDAPLHYDLRERAIRLDLAYKYDRFLSLTSNRIEIEPYQVQAAYEILNSYDHRYLIGDEVGLGKTIEAGIVIEELIARDRADRVLIVAPAPLTVQWQEEMREKFDRNFVIYDRETVRTHRKSHPNQNVWKQEDLIITSIDFAKQTTDDPESDRVSVLDALQNLDEEWDVAVFDEAHHLTARRSSDDSIERTQRYQVGEAVADNSDALLLLTGTPHKGKSDQFYFLVSLLDPYRFSHESQIGPETLEDLMIRRLKDDMYETDGTRMFPEKNIEALPVEMTREERKLYDDVTEYIREYYNLAQQEENQAAGFTMVIYQKRLVSSIYAIRKSLENRMRAIQNDAVAEDLPDEVQDLIPRYSTEPETLTDAERARVEEALETVTITLNQSQVQQELDRVKQLWQQAKNIETDSKARLLRQFVDRILSEDPDEKILIFTEYTDTLEYLRDEVFADHDVAQVYGDLEQSRRREEMSKFEEEANLMLATDAAQEGLNLQFAHIMVNYDLPWNPIRIDQRMGRLHRYGQEHTVEIRNLFFADTRESEILNLLIEKTNQIESDLGMRSDVLGRVLEDVDLDETIMAAIAEGEPTERVVADIEATIEEKREAIQTVENEFLIRDRFDLSGEDDEILDVIERSQHGEVSVDDIETLVRVFFDEFGGSIKGVRPGPARMEGDVFQLDVPEVLSGNQVARQYPRATFTKEIAMEADDVEFISLDHPLVESLIEFCLDSDRIQGEIATKVAATASRTPGILFNYRLGYVSGAGDVVTEKLVRLFVRPDGSVTTDIPELSRTTAPSEISSSHEVDRLSSMAEDLYEAAEMEAWTHVESFAEEARTEREREIEIKREHAERYFEEQIEEWEERLEQYQHRAEQGADMSAPIGNAKQKVESLRREREEELSRLEEEKHVTPQEPELVTAAYVVSPTEAKDE; this is encoded by the coding sequence ATGATGGATTTAGAGGTGGGCGATCACATCAAGTTCGCCGGTGGGCGGGGAGAGATCACGAAAATCGAGGAACGGCCCAACGACGGCCACCTCCTCCACGTCTACACATCGGAGGGCCAGCTCCGCAAACTCCCTAGTGGCCTCCCTCACATCGAGAAACTCGATTCGCTCGTCGACCGCCTCACAGCGGGCCAGTCCGACGCCCCGCTCCACTATGACCTTCGAGAGCGGGCGATCCGGCTGGATCTCGCCTATAAATACGACCGCTTTCTCTCGCTGACCAGCAACCGAATCGAGATCGAACCGTACCAGGTGCAGGCCGCCTACGAGATCCTCAACTCCTACGACCACCGCTACCTCATCGGCGACGAGGTCGGCCTCGGGAAGACCATCGAAGCCGGCATCGTCATCGAAGAGCTCATCGCCCGCGACCGCGCCGACCGGGTGCTCATCGTCGCGCCGGCGCCGCTGACCGTCCAGTGGCAGGAGGAAATGCGCGAGAAGTTCGACCGCAACTTCGTCATCTACGACCGCGAGACGGTTCGTACACACCGGAAGTCCCACCCCAACCAGAACGTCTGGAAACAGGAGGACCTCATCATCACCTCCATCGACTTCGCGAAGCAGACCACAGACGACCCCGAGTCGGACCGCGTCTCCGTCCTCGATGCCCTCCAGAATCTCGACGAGGAGTGGGACGTTGCGGTCTTCGACGAGGCCCATCACCTTACGGCCAGACGGTCGAGCGACGACTCAATCGAGCGGACACAGCGATACCAAGTCGGTGAGGCCGTCGCCGATAACTCCGATGCGTTGCTGCTGCTCACCGGGACCCCGCACAAGGGGAAATCAGACCAGTTCTACTTCCTCGTGAGCCTGCTCGACCCGTATCGCTTCAGCCACGAGTCGCAGATCGGTCCCGAGACGCTTGAGGACTTGATGATCCGCCGGCTGAAGGATGATATGTACGAAACTGACGGGACCCGAATGTTCCCCGAGAAGAACATCGAGGCACTCCCGGTCGAGATGACTCGCGAGGAGCGGAAGCTGTACGACGACGTCACCGAGTACATCCGCGAGTACTACAACCTCGCCCAGCAGGAGGAGAACCAAGCGGCGGGGTTCACGATGGTCATCTACCAGAAGCGGCTGGTCTCGAGTATCTACGCGATCCGGAAGTCCCTCGAAAACCGGATGCGGGCGATTCAGAACGACGCCGTTGCTGAAGACCTCCCCGACGAGGTTCAGGACCTCATTCCGCGGTATAGTACCGAACCCGAGACGCTGACCGACGCAGAACGCGCTCGGGTTGAGGAGGCGCTTGAGACGGTCACGATTACGCTCAATCAGTCGCAAGTCCAGCAGGAACTGGACCGCGTGAAACAGCTCTGGCAGCAGGCCAAGAACATCGAGACGGACTCGAAGGCCCGATTGCTCCGGCAGTTCGTCGACCGCATACTCTCAGAGGACCCCGACGAGAAAATCTTGATCTTCACCGAATACACGGACACGCTGGAGTATCTACGCGACGAGGTCTTCGCTGACCACGACGTCGCACAGGTGTACGGCGACCTCGAGCAGTCCCGTCGACGGGAAGAGATGAGCAAATTCGAGGAGGAGGCCAACCTGATGCTTGCGACTGACGCCGCCCAGGAGGGACTCAACCTCCAGTTCGCCCACATCATGGTGAACTACGACCTCCCGTGGAATCCCATCCGGATCGACCAGCGGATGGGGCGGCTCCACCGCTACGGCCAGGAGCACACGGTCGAAATCCGTAATCTCTTCTTTGCCGATACCCGCGAGAGCGAGATCCTCAACCTGCTCATCGAGAAGACGAACCAGATCGAGTCGGACCTCGGGATGCGCTCGGATGTCCTCGGTCGCGTCCTCGAAGACGTCGACTTGGACGAGACGATTATGGCGGCCATCGCTGAAGGGGAGCCGACTGAACGTGTCGTCGCCGATATCGAGGCGACCATCGAGGAGAAACGCGAAGCGATTCAGACCGTCGAAAACGAGTTTCTGATTCGCGACCGCTTCGACCTCTCTGGCGAGGACGACGAGATTCTCGACGTGATCGAACGCAGTCAACACGGCGAGGTGTCTGTGGACGATATCGAGACGCTCGTGCGAGTGTTCTTCGACGAATTCGGCGGCTCTATCAAGGGTGTTCGACCCGGACCGGCCCGGATGGAAGGGGACGTGTTCCAGTTGGATGTCCCTGAGGTCCTTAGTGGAAATCAGGTGGCACGACAGTACCCACGCGCCACGTTCACCAAGGAGATCGCGATGGAGGCGGATGACGTCGAGTTCATCTCGCTTGACCATCCTCTCGTTGAGTCGCTCATCGAATTCTGCTTGGACAGCGACCGGATCCAGGGTGAAATTGCGACGAAGGTCGCTGCGACGGCGTCTCGAACCCCTGGAATCCTGTTCAATTACCGCCTTGGCTACGTCTCCGGTGCCGGGGATGTGGTGACCGAGAAGTTGGTTCGTCTCTTTGTTCGCCCGGATGGTAGTGTAACGACTGATATTCCTGAACTCTCGAGGACGACGGCTCCTAGCGAGATCTCATCGTCGCACGAGGTTGATCGGCTCTCGAGTATGGCGGAGGATCTCTACGAGGCTGCAGAGATGGAGGCATGGACGCACGTTGAGTCGTTCGCCGAGGAGGCCCGAACCGAACGAGAACGGGAGATCGAAATCAAACGTGAGCACGCTGAGCGATACTTCGAAGAGCAAATCGAAGAATGGGAAGAGCGGTTAGAGCAGTACCAACACCGTGCTGAGCAGGGTGCGGATATGTCCGCGCCGATTGGGAACGCGAAGCAGAAGGTCGAGAGTCTACGACGAGAACGTGAAGAGGAGCTATCCAGGCTTGAGGAAGAGAAGCACGTTACTCCCCAAGAACCGGAATTAGTAACAGCGGCGTACGTCGTCTCTCCAACAGAGGCAAAGGACGAATGA
- a CDS encoding TATA-box-binding protein C encodes MNVVGVGLLDEEFDLNSLATSLPENVRYEPEMHPGLYLRIEDHRPLMIIYGTGKFIVTGAKSEDEVYNTRDEGTRILSEVTSHPLDLKQFELCNYVLSGDLDTELDLSTITVGLGLERTEYNPDTISAVLYTPEQANCTVMIFRSGKVNIVGESSRERSEQAFQELKDKIRSLLAEE; translated from the coding sequence GTGAACGTAGTCGGAGTGGGTCTATTGGACGAAGAATTTGATTTGAATTCATTAGCAACTTCACTACCTGAAAACGTGCGGTATGAGCCTGAAATGCACCCTGGTCTGTATCTACGCATTGAAGACCACAGACCTTTGATGATAATCTATGGTACAGGCAAATTCATTGTTACAGGCGCTAAGTCGGAAGATGAAGTCTATAATACAAGGGATGAAGGTACCAGAATATTATCTGAGGTCACTTCTCATCCCCTCGACCTGAAGCAGTTTGAACTGTGTAATTATGTGCTATCTGGTGATTTAGACACAGAGTTGGATTTGAGTACCATCACGGTCGGATTGGGGTTAGAAAGGACTGAGTATAACCCAGATACAATTTCAGCAGTTTTGTATACTCCTGAGCAAGCCAATTGTACAGTTATGATATTTAGGTCGGGAAAGGTGAATATCGTAGGAGAAAGTAGCAGAGAGAGATCTGAGCAAGCCTTTCAGGAGCTAAAGGACAAGATTAGATCGTTATTGGCTGAAGAATGA